A stretch of the Photobacterium sp. CCB-ST2H9 genome encodes the following:
- a CDS encoding TIGR00153 family protein codes for MPVNTIMGLFAKSPIKPLQRHITRVNECCELLVPFFEACHAKEWEKAGQYREQISQLEKDADVLKREIRLKLPRGLFMPVDRTDMLDLLTQQDKLANLAKDIAGRVYGRQLDIPENLYANFLAYVQRCLDAANQASRVIHELDELLETGFKGREVTLVAEMINQLDVIEDDTDSMQVTLRQQLRKVEDQYNPVDVMFMYKILEWVGGIADQAQRVGSRLEIMLSRS; via the coding sequence ATGCCAGTAAATACAATCATGGGGCTCTTTGCTAAATCCCCAATCAAACCGTTGCAACGCCATATCACGCGTGTCAACGAATGTTGTGAATTGCTTGTTCCGTTTTTTGAAGCGTGCCACGCCAAGGAATGGGAAAAAGCCGGACAGTACCGTGAGCAAATCTCGCAGCTTGAAAAAGATGCGGACGTGCTGAAACGTGAAATCCGTCTCAAGCTCCCGCGCGGCCTCTTCATGCCAGTCGACCGGACTGACATGCTGGACCTGCTGACTCAGCAGGATAAACTCGCTAACCTCGCCAAGGATATCGCAGGGCGCGTCTACGGACGTCAGCTAGACATCCCTGAGAACCTTTACGCAAACTTTCTCGCCTATGTTCAACGCTGCCTTGATGCCGCCAATCAGGCCAGTCGCGTCATCCATGAACTGGATGAACTACTGGAAACCGGTTTCAAAGGCCGTGAAGTCACGCTGGTTGCTGAAATGATTAACCAGCTTGATGTCATCGAAGACGATACCGACAGTATGCAGGTCACCCTGCGTCAGCAATTACGCAAGGTTGAAGACCAGTACAATCCTGTCGATGTCATGTTCATGTACAAGATCCTCGAATGGGTCGGCGGCATTGCCGATCAGGCTCAACGCGTCGGATCTCGTCTCGAAATTATGCTATCCCGCTCATAA
- a CDS encoding inorganic phosphate transporter, translating to MEILANYGTVIIMVAALFGFLMAIGIGANDVANAMGTSVGSKALTVKQAIFIAMIFEFAGAYLAGGEVTDTIRKGVIETSHYAAQPEILVYGMMSALLAAGSWLLLASYMGWPVSTTHSIIGAIIGFACVSVGTEAVDWASVQGIVGSWIVTPLISGIFAYVIFISAQRLIFDTDNPLINAKRFVPVYMFITAMVIALVTIKKGLKHVGLHLSTTEAWLASVAVSLVVMAFGYLYIRRNYQDAEQSSGTNGYAGVERVFSLLMVVTACAMAFAHGSNDVANAIGPLSAVVSTVEHMGQLSEKSAIAWWILPLGGFGIVVGLATLGHKVMATVGTGITELTPSRGFAAQLATASTVVLASGTGLPISTTQTLVGAVLGVGFARGIAALNLGVVRNIVASWIITLPAGALLSVIFFYVMQAAFG from the coding sequence ATGGAAATCCTGGCTAATTATGGCACCGTGATTATCATGGTGGCGGCCCTTTTTGGCTTTCTTATGGCGATTGGTATTGGTGCCAATGACGTCGCAAACGCAATGGGAACCTCGGTTGGTTCCAAAGCGCTGACGGTCAAACAGGCGATTTTTATCGCGATGATCTTTGAGTTTGCCGGTGCCTACCTGGCAGGCGGCGAAGTCACAGACACAATCCGGAAAGGGGTGATTGAAACCTCTCACTATGCGGCCCAGCCTGAAATCCTGGTTTACGGGATGATGTCAGCGCTGCTGGCAGCCGGTTCATGGCTGCTGTTGGCGTCCTACATGGGCTGGCCGGTCTCGACCACTCACTCCATCATCGGTGCCATCATCGGTTTTGCGTGTGTATCAGTCGGCACTGAAGCCGTTGACTGGGCTTCAGTCCAGGGCATCGTCGGCAGCTGGATCGTAACCCCACTGATCTCGGGTATTTTCGCATACGTGATTTTCATCAGTGCCCAGCGTCTGATCTTTGATACCGATAATCCGCTGATCAACGCCAAGCGTTTTGTGCCTGTCTATATGTTCATTACCGCGATGGTGATCGCGCTAGTGACCATCAAGAAAGGTCTGAAGCACGTGGGTCTGCATCTGAGCACCACAGAAGCCTGGCTGGCGTCTGTTGCAGTCTCTCTGGTCGTTATGGCCTTTGGTTACCTGTACATCCGCCGTAACTATCAGGATGCAGAACAATCTTCCGGCACCAATGGCTATGCGGGTGTAGAGCGTGTATTCAGCCTGCTGATGGTCGTGACGGCCTGTGCCATGGCCTTTGCGCACGGTTCAAACGACGTAGCAAACGCAATTGGCCCGCTGTCTGCGGTTGTTTCAACCGTTGAGCACATGGGTCAGCTGTCTGAGAAAAGTGCCATTGCATGGTGGATCCTGCCGCTGGGTGGTTTTGGTATCGTTGTCGGTCTGGCAACCCTGGGCCACAAAGTTATGGCTACCGTAGGTACCGGGATTACCGAACTGACGCCAAGCCGTGGTTTCGCTGCACAGCTGGCAACCGCTTCAACGGTTGTCCTGGCATCGGGCACCGGCCTGCCGATTTCAACCACCCAAACACTGGTGGGTGCAGTCCTGGGTGTTGGCTTTGCCCGTGGTATTGCTGCACTGAATCTGGGCGTGGTCCGTAATATCGTGGCCTCCTGGATCATCACCCTGCCTGCGGGTGCGCTGCTGTCAGTCATTTTCTTCTACGTAATGCAAGCGGCTTTTGGCTGA
- a CDS encoding TIGR04211 family SH3 domain-containing protein, with protein MKQLIRLVFAAVTVLMTAQVHAQQVRYISDDLFTYMHRGPSTQYKILGSVNSGTKVTVLETNRETGFVKVTDDRGRTGWVSSDYISNQVGLKERLPKLEKELSEVKKALANARKSSDERNATLQSSLESRSTQISELEERNTKLNEQLSTSQSEIRELRAKLDTQADDLLMKWFTYGGMVAGGGLLFGLILPHLIPRRKKRNNGWA; from the coding sequence GTGAAGCAACTTATCCGCTTAGTTTTTGCCGCTGTCACTGTGCTGATGACAGCGCAGGTACACGCTCAGCAGGTGCGTTATATCTCCGATGACTTGTTTACTTACATGCATCGCGGACCAAGCACGCAATATAAAATTTTAGGCAGCGTGAACTCCGGTACGAAAGTGACCGTGCTGGAAACAAACCGGGAAACTGGGTTTGTCAAAGTGACTGATGATCGCGGCCGTACCGGTTGGGTCAGCAGTGATTACATTTCCAATCAGGTTGGCTTGAAAGAGCGCTTACCGAAGCTCGAAAAAGAGCTGAGCGAAGTGAAAAAAGCGCTGGCGAACGCCAGAAAATCCAGCGATGAACGCAATGCAACTCTTCAGTCTTCACTGGAAAGCCGCAGTACGCAAATCTCCGAGCTGGAAGAACGCAATACCAAGCTGAATGAACAACTGTCTACCTCTCAGTCAGAAATCCGCGAACTGCGCGCCAAACTGGATACTCAGGCAGATGACCTGCTGATGAAGTGGTTTACCTACGGCGGTATGGTTGCCGGTGGTGGTCTGCTGTTCGGCCTGATCCTGCCGCACCTGATCCCGCGTCGTAAAAAGCGCAATAACGGCTGGGCGTAA
- a CDS encoding AAA family ATPase, whose amino-acid sequence MYTAFFGLTEAPFSIVPSARFLYLSDRHREALNHLLAGLADGGGFGLLTGEVGTGKTTVLRALLSKLGDDTQVAVVLNPALSAHELLESICDELGLPASPEDSYKILTDRLYDHLKANDSAGKHTLLLIDEAQHLLPDVLEQLRLLTNLETDQRKLLKVVLVGQPELQQLLQQPGLRQLAQRITSRYHLLPLTETEVAAYVRFRLDQVGCTHPVFTPPALKAVAKVCHGIPRQINLVCDKAMQMACRDSRYQITPEHIKQASELALGWAVPQPVAGSRTGKVKPGWVIAGILAPSLVAAGYFGGGWLAREQLGITPQEPAVVAVKRSSEPVSAEAKAAAAQTALEQRWQQLVTLQPDEREAMQTLYRLWGYEVTPNQANCLSSQRIGLTCQQNKGDLAQLGLINRPAVLPLTGENGETFYAVLYALWPGEAELMLGGERIRVSREWLQTHWQQDYTLMWRAPMGESSSIRYGQQGTRVAWLDQQLNRLLGEPGTASRQFDQGVLDKLRRFQRAQGLYPDGIAGPMTLMVLDTALALPGPTLYQQYRTDAGPDDSTYAMTFLPMPRLVTESLPDLTSAGYTVATGPSPVPSEPVVHEVSPEGDIADRQQNSWDLDKLDLSGLSPELASRLHQAIEATDQEDKQPSLIDERAVANRAAQPEVSAAPDEDVMTVADLPRQVQKRLPAIDLQTHIYSSSANSRWIKVNGREAYEGDEIAPGVTLERIESRKVVLNFENTRFEMAALSQWPAG is encoded by the coding sequence ATGTACACGGCATTTTTTGGCCTGACAGAAGCCCCGTTTTCTATCGTGCCCAGTGCACGGTTTCTCTATCTCAGTGACCGCCATCGTGAAGCGCTCAATCATCTGCTGGCCGGACTGGCCGACGGCGGCGGGTTTGGCCTGCTGACCGGCGAAGTCGGCACGGGTAAAACCACGGTCCTGCGCGCGCTGCTCTCAAAGCTGGGCGATGATACCCAGGTTGCCGTGGTACTCAATCCGGCCTTGTCGGCCCATGAATTGCTCGAAAGTATCTGTGATGAGCTGGGACTGCCCGCATCGCCGGAAGACAGCTACAAGATATTAACCGACCGCCTTTATGATCATCTTAAAGCCAACGACTCGGCCGGAAAGCATACACTGCTGCTGATTGATGAGGCGCAACACCTGCTGCCGGATGTGCTGGAGCAGTTGCGGTTGCTGACCAATCTCGAAACAGATCAGCGTAAGTTACTCAAGGTGGTGCTGGTGGGGCAGCCGGAACTGCAACAATTACTGCAGCAGCCGGGGCTGCGGCAGCTTGCCCAGCGGATTACCTCCCGCTATCACCTGTTGCCGCTGACCGAAACTGAGGTTGCTGCGTATGTCCGGTTCCGGCTGGATCAGGTTGGCTGTACCCATCCGGTATTTACCCCTCCGGCGCTGAAAGCCGTTGCGAAGGTCTGTCATGGGATCCCCCGCCAGATCAATCTGGTGTGCGATAAGGCCATGCAGATGGCCTGCCGGGACAGCCGGTATCAGATTACGCCGGAACACATCAAACAGGCCAGTGAACTGGCGCTGGGCTGGGCCGTGCCGCAGCCCGTCGCCGGCAGCAGAACAGGTAAGGTGAAACCGGGCTGGGTCATTGCCGGGATCCTCGCGCCTTCGCTGGTCGCTGCCGGTTACTTCGGCGGCGGGTGGCTGGCTCGGGAGCAATTGGGAATCACCCCGCAGGAGCCAGCAGTGGTTGCTGTGAAGCGCTCGTCTGAACCCGTCTCCGCCGAAGCAAAAGCGGCCGCTGCGCAGACAGCTCTGGAACAACGCTGGCAGCAGTTAGTGACACTTCAGCCGGACGAAAGAGAGGCAATGCAGACGCTTTACCGGCTCTGGGGGTATGAGGTGACACCGAATCAGGCCAACTGTCTCAGCAGTCAGCGGATCGGGCTGACCTGTCAGCAAAACAAAGGCGATCTGGCGCAACTGGGCCTGATTAACCGTCCTGCCGTTCTGCCTCTGACCGGGGAGAACGGTGAGACATTTTATGCTGTGCTGTACGCGCTGTGGCCGGGAGAAGCTGAGCTGATGCTGGGCGGTGAGCGGATTCGGGTCAGCCGGGAATGGTTACAGACGCATTGGCAGCAGGATTACACGCTGATGTGGCGGGCTCCGATGGGAGAAAGCAGCAGTATTCGTTACGGGCAGCAGGGCACACGCGTTGCCTGGCTGGATCAGCAGCTCAATCGCCTGCTGGGCGAGCCGGGAACGGCCAGCCGTCAGTTCGATCAGGGGGTGCTGGATAAGCTTCGTCGCTTCCAGCGCGCACAGGGACTGTATCCGGACGGGATTGCCGGGCCGATGACCCTGATGGTGCTGGATACCGCACTGGCCTTGCCTGGACCGACGCTCTATCAGCAATACCGGACTGATGCCGGACCGGATGACAGCACCTATGCGATGACTTTTCTGCCGATGCCCCGGCTGGTCACGGAATCTTTGCCGGATCTGACGTCAGCCGGATATACAGTGGCGACTGGTCCGTCTCCGGTGCCGTCGGAGCCGGTCGTCCACGAGGTTTCGCCGGAAGGTGATATTGCAGACCGTCAGCAAAACAGCTGGGATCTGGATAAACTGGATCTTTCCGGGCTGTCTCCTGAGCTGGCCAGTCGGCTGCATCAGGCGATTGAGGCCACGGATCAGGAAGACAAGCAACCATCGCTGATTGATGAACGGGCCGTTGCCAATCGCGCAGCTCAGCCGGAAGTCTCTGCAGCGCCGGATGAAGACGTCATGACCGTCGCCGATCTGCCGCGACAGGTCCAGAAACGTTTGCCGGCCATTGACCTGCAGACGCATATCTACTCTTCAAGTGCCAATAGCCGCTGGATCAAAGTGAATGGCCGTGAAGCCTATGAAGGGGATGAAATTGCCCCTGGTGTGACGCTGGAGCGGATTGAGTCCCGGAAGGTGGTACTGAACTTTGAGAATACACGATTTGAGATGGCAGCACTGTCGCAGTGGCCGGCAGGTTAA
- a CDS encoding multifunctional CCA addition/repair protein, which yields MEIYLVGGAVRDKLLGLPVKDKDWVVVGTTPQQMLDQGFSQVGSDFPVFLHPKTKEEYALARTERKAGRGYTGFTCYAAPDVTLEQDLMRRDLTINAIAEAEDGSLIDPYQGQHDLEKRQLRHVSPAFVEDPLRVLRVARFAARFAPQGFTVAPETLSLMQEMVVEGELEALTPERVWQEWERALSTERPDIFLTVLRQCGALGVVMPEIDALFGVPQPAKWHPEIDTGIHTLMVSYQAALLSKDPVIRFCAQVHDLGKALSPVAELPSHKLHCQLGLDVIRSLCQRLRIPNHYRDAALMVCAQHTKVHNANALRPATFIKIFDQIDAWRKPERVEQLALCCRADVRGRTGFEDDPYPQADVLLTVFAAAQAVEVKPIVAAGYKGAEIKEQLAARRCEAAALVLGR from the coding sequence GTGGAGATTTATCTGGTTGGTGGTGCTGTACGGGACAAGCTGTTAGGCCTGCCCGTCAAAGACAAAGACTGGGTTGTTGTCGGCACCACCCCGCAGCAAATGCTGGATCAGGGTTTCAGCCAGGTAGGTAGTGACTTTCCCGTCTTTCTGCACCCGAAAACCAAAGAAGAATATGCGCTGGCCCGTACCGAGCGAAAAGCAGGCAGAGGCTACACCGGCTTTACATGCTATGCCGCGCCGGATGTCACGCTGGAACAGGATCTGATGCGTCGGGATCTGACGATCAATGCCATCGCCGAAGCGGAAGACGGATCGCTGATCGATCCTTATCAGGGTCAGCATGATCTGGAAAAACGCCAGCTCCGCCATGTTTCTCCGGCATTTGTGGAAGACCCGCTGCGGGTACTGAGAGTCGCCCGCTTTGCTGCCCGATTTGCGCCGCAGGGCTTTACCGTGGCTCCGGAAACCCTGTCCCTGATGCAGGAAATGGTGGTTGAAGGAGAACTGGAAGCCCTGACCCCGGAACGGGTCTGGCAGGAATGGGAACGTGCGCTGTCGACGGAACGTCCGGACATCTTTCTGACCGTGCTTCGCCAGTGTGGTGCGCTGGGTGTGGTGATGCCGGAAATTGATGCCCTCTTCGGCGTGCCGCAGCCAGCCAAATGGCATCCGGAAATAGATACCGGCATTCATACCCTGATGGTGTCTTATCAGGCAGCTTTGCTGAGTAAGGACCCGGTGATCCGGTTCTGCGCTCAGGTCCATGACCTCGGCAAAGCCCTCTCTCCGGTGGCTGAGCTGCCGAGCCATAAACTGCACTGTCAGCTCGGACTGGATGTGATCCGCAGTCTGTGCCAGCGACTGAGAATCCCGAATCATTACCGCGATGCGGCGTTAATGGTGTGTGCCCAGCACACCAAAGTCCACAATGCGAATGCGCTGCGCCCTGCCACCTTCATTAAGATTTTTGACCAGATTGACGCGTGGCGAAAACCAGAGCGGGTGGAACAGCTAGCGCTGTGCTGCCGGGCTGATGTGCGTGGCCGGACAGGCTTTGAGGATGATCCTTATCCGCAGGCCGATGTATTACTGACAGTATTTGCAGCCGCACAGGCAGTCGAAGTCAAACCAATCGTTGCTGCGGGTTACAAGGGTGCCGAGATTAAAGAACAGCTGGCCGCACGTCGCTGCGAAGCCGCAGCTCTGGTGCTGGGACGATAG
- a CDS encoding undecaprenyl-diphosphate phosphatase → MSHFEAFMLALIQGLTEFLPISSSAHLILPSQVFGWADQGLAFDVAVHVGTLAAVVLYFRKEVVSLLSAWVNSIFTRKCCREATLAWMIVLATIPACVFGFFMADIIEHYLRSAWVIAVTTIVFGLLLWWVDRRAPQNIDEYAADPKRSLYIGLAQAAAMIPGTSRSGATMTAALYLGFTREAAARFSFLMSIPIIVLAGTYLGTKLAESPVPVDFGGLGIGLAVSFVSAYACIHVFLKLVTRLGMFPFVIYRLLLGAGLIAFLMSQQ, encoded by the coding sequence ATGAGTCATTTTGAAGCATTCATGTTGGCATTGATCCAGGGACTGACGGAGTTTTTGCCCATCTCCAGTTCGGCGCACCTGATTTTGCCATCTCAGGTCTTTGGCTGGGCCGATCAGGGACTGGCATTCGATGTTGCGGTACATGTTGGCACACTGGCTGCTGTGGTGCTCTACTTCCGCAAAGAAGTGGTTTCATTGCTGTCGGCCTGGGTGAACTCCATTTTCACCCGGAAGTGCTGCCGGGAAGCCACACTGGCCTGGATGATTGTGCTGGCAACCATTCCTGCCTGTGTTTTTGGTTTTTTTATGGCGGATATCATCGAACACTACCTGCGCTCTGCGTGGGTGATTGCGGTGACGACCATCGTGTTTGGTCTGCTGCTGTGGTGGGTGGATCGCCGGGCACCACAGAATATCGATGAATATGCGGCCGATCCGAAGCGCTCACTTTATATTGGTCTGGCGCAGGCTGCCGCGATGATCCCGGGTACATCCCGTTCTGGTGCCACCATGACTGCAGCCCTGTATCTGGGATTCACCCGTGAAGCGGCGGCACGATTTTCATTTTTAATGTCTATTCCGATTATTGTCCTGGCGGGCACTTATCTGGGCACGAAACTGGCGGAGAGTCCGGTGCCGGTTGATTTCGGCGGGCTGGGGATTGGTTTGGCCGTCTCGTTTGTCAGCGCCTATGCCTGTATTCACGTCTTTCTGAAGCTGGTCACGCGTTTGGGCATGTTCCCATTCGTCATTTACCGTCTGCTGCTGGGGGCCGGATTGATTGCCTTCCTGATGAGCCAGCAGTAA
- the folK gene encoding 2-amino-4-hydroxy-6-hydroxymethyldihydropteridine diphosphokinase has protein sequence MTEVYISIGSNIDRERSVRAAVSELRQLGTGFRVSRIYEAEPVGFEGPNFFNCVVAFNTELSPSALQTQLKTLELQYGRQPDAKKNQSRTLDLDLLLYGDLIRAQSPVLPRDDIYKFAFVLQPLMELCPQQVVPGDGRTVAELWQAFDQPQVLRPVVMEI, from the coding sequence GTGACTGAGGTTTACATCAGTATCGGCAGTAATATCGACCGGGAGCGCTCTGTGCGTGCAGCAGTGTCTGAGCTCAGACAACTGGGAACCGGATTTCGTGTGTCGCGCATTTATGAAGCGGAGCCGGTTGGTTTTGAAGGACCGAATTTTTTCAATTGTGTGGTGGCATTTAACACCGAGCTCTCGCCGTCTGCCCTGCAAACACAATTGAAAACGCTGGAGCTGCAGTACGGCCGTCAGCCGGACGCGAAGAAAAACCAGAGCCGGACGCTGGATTTGGATCTGCTGCTTTACGGTGATCTGATCCGTGCGCAGTCGCCCGTCTTACCTCGTGATGATATTTATAAGTTTGCTTTCGTGTTACAGCCGCTGATGGAGCTTTGCCCGCAGCAGGTTGTACCGGGAGATGGCAGAACCGTGGCAGAGTTGTGGCAGGCTTTTGATCAGCCGCAGGTGCTCAGACCGGTCGTCATGGAAATTTGA
- the folB gene encoding dihydroneopterin aldolase produces the protein MDSVFIEHLDVIASIGVYDWEQEIKQKLVLDLEMAHDNQPAARADDVALALDYAAVSQAVTEFVEQGRFLLVERVAEEVASLIMTQFQVPWIQVRVTKPGAVPNARGVGVVIQRGCRD, from the coding sequence ATGGATTCAGTATTTATCGAACATCTTGACGTGATCGCCTCAATTGGCGTGTACGATTGGGAACAGGAAATTAAGCAGAAACTGGTGTTGGATCTGGAAATGGCCCATGACAATCAGCCAGCCGCCCGGGCTGATGATGTTGCCCTGGCTCTGGATTATGCTGCTGTCAGCCAGGCCGTCACCGAGTTTGTAGAGCAGGGACGTTTTCTGCTGGTCGAGCGAGTCGCAGAAGAAGTTGCCAGCCTGATCATGACACAATTCCAGGTGCCATGGATTCAGGTCAGAGTGACCAAACCGGGTGCGGTACCGAATGCCCGTGGCGTCGGTGTGGTAATTCAACGGGGATGCCGTGACTGA
- the plsY gene encoding glycerol-3-phosphate 1-O-acyltransferase PlsY yields MTPLVLLIIIAAYLLGSISSAVLICRLFRLPDPRDSGSGNPGATNVLRLGGRGAAALVLVCDILKGMLPVWLSYFLGINPFLLGVIGIAACLGHIYPIFFHFRGGKGVATALGALAPIGWDLSGMLIATWVIVAVIGGYSSLASMITALLAPMFTWWVKPQYTMPVAMLSCLIILRHHENVRRLLDGKEYKIWHKFNRQPKS; encoded by the coding sequence ATGACGCCACTGGTGTTGCTGATCATCATTGCCGCTTATCTGCTGGGCTCGATCTCCAGTGCGGTGCTGATCTGCCGCCTGTTCCGCCTGCCGGATCCGCGCGACAGCGGTTCAGGCAACCCGGGAGCCACCAACGTGCTTCGTCTTGGCGGCCGGGGCGCCGCTGCGCTGGTGTTGGTATGCGATATCCTCAAAGGGATGCTGCCGGTGTGGCTCAGCTACTTTTTAGGAATCAATCCGTTTTTGCTGGGCGTCATCGGTATCGCGGCCTGTCTGGGGCATATCTACCCTATTTTCTTCCATTTCCGGGGCGGTAAAGGCGTGGCCACTGCACTGGGGGCACTGGCACCGATTGGCTGGGATCTCAGCGGCATGCTGATTGCGACCTGGGTGATTGTGGCAGTCATCGGCGGCTATTCATCACTGGCATCTATGATTACAGCACTGCTGGCCCCCATGTTTACCTGGTGGGTCAAACCTCAGTACACCATGCCGGTAGCCATGCTGTCCTGCCTGATTATTCTCCGTCACCACGAGAATGTCCGCCGTCTGCTCGACGGCAAAGAATATAAGATCTGGCATAAATTTAACCGCCAGCCGAAATCCTGA
- the tsaD gene encoding tRNA (adenosine(37)-N6)-threonylcarbamoyltransferase complex transferase subunit TsaD: MRILGIETSCDETGVAIYDDEKGLLAHELYSQVKLHADYGGVVPELASRDHVKKTIPLVKQALADAGLTPADLDGVAYTAGPGLVGALLVGATIGRSLAYAWNLPAVAVHHMEGHLLAPMLEENPPEFPFVALLVSGGHTMMVEVKCIGEYRILGESIDDAAGEAFDKTAKLMGLDYPGGPLLSKLADQGTSGRFTFPRPMTDRPGMDFSFSGLKTFAANTIRANDDDAQTRADIACAFQEAVVDTLAIKCKRALKETGFKRLVIAGGVSANRHLRSELAKLMESLDGEVFYPRTEFCTDNGAMIAYAGMQRLKNQEIMDLGVKAHPRWPIDTLKPLR, translated from the coding sequence ATGCGTATCCTGGGCATCGAAACGTCCTGTGATGAGACAGGCGTGGCGATTTACGATGATGAGAAAGGCCTGCTGGCTCATGAGTTGTACAGCCAAGTCAAGCTGCACGCCGACTATGGTGGTGTCGTGCCTGAGCTGGCCTCAAGGGACCATGTCAAAAAGACTATTCCGCTGGTAAAACAGGCACTGGCGGATGCCGGTCTGACACCGGCCGACCTCGACGGTGTGGCTTATACTGCCGGACCGGGTCTGGTGGGCGCATTGCTGGTTGGTGCAACGATTGGCCGCAGTCTGGCCTATGCCTGGAACCTGCCGGCTGTGGCGGTCCATCATATGGAAGGCCACCTGCTGGCGCCGATGCTGGAAGAGAATCCGCCGGAATTTCCGTTTGTCGCGTTGCTGGTGTCCGGCGGCCACACCATGATGGTGGAAGTGAAGTGCATCGGCGAATACCGCATTCTGGGCGAGTCGATTGATGATGCGGCCGGTGAAGCTTTCGATAAAACGGCCAAACTGATGGGACTGGATTATCCGGGCGGACCGCTGCTGTCGAAACTGGCCGATCAGGGCACGTCGGGTCGTTTTACGTTTCCGCGTCCGATGACGGATCGTCCGGGGATGGATTTCAGTTTTTCCGGTCTGAAGACCTTTGCGGCGAATACCATTCGCGCCAATGACGATGATGCGCAGACCCGGGCGGATATTGCCTGTGCTTTCCAGGAAGCGGTGGTGGATACGCTGGCGATCAAATGTAAGCGTGCCCTCAAAGAAACCGGCTTTAAGCGTCTGGTGATTGCCGGGGGCGTCAGTGCCAACAGGCACCTGCGTTCCGAACTGGCGAAACTGATGGAAAGTCTGGACGGGGAAGTGTTTTATCCGCGGACTGAGTTCTGTACGGATAATGGCGCCATGATTGCATATGCGGGCATGCAGCGTCTGAAAAATCAGGAAATCATGGACCTCGGCGTGAAAGCCCATCCGCGCTGGCCGATTGATACCCTCAAGCCATTGCGCTGA
- the rpsU gene encoding 30S ribosomal protein S21: MPVVKVRENEPFDVALRRFKRSCEKAGILSEVRRREHFEKPTTVRKRAKAAAVKRHLKKLARENARRVRLY, translated from the coding sequence ATGCCAGTAGTCAAAGTACGTGAAAACGAACCGTTCGACGTAGCTCTACGTCGTTTCAAGCGCTCTTGCGAAAAAGCAGGTATCCTTTCTGAAGTTCGTCGTCGTGAGCACTTCGAAAAGCCAACAACTGTACGTAAGCGCGCTAAAGCAGCGGCAGTTAAGCGTCACCTGAAAAAATTGGCTCGCGAAAACGCACGTCGCGTTCGTCTGTACTAA
- a CDS encoding GatB/YqeY domain-containing protein has translation MALIESIKNEQKAAMKAKDKARLGAIRLVLAAIKQREVDEKITLTDDDIVAVLTKMVKQRRDSVAQYEAAGRQDLADVELAEITVLEEFMPQPLSDDEVAALLDEAIASTGASTMQDMGKLMAVLKPQLQGRADMGKVSQLVKAKLG, from the coding sequence ATGGCCCTGATCGAAAGTATTAAGAACGAACAGAAAGCCGCCATGAAGGCAAAGGATAAAGCCCGTCTGGGTGCTATCCGTCTGGTTCTGGCTGCTATCAAACAACGTGAAGTCGACGAGAAGATCACACTGACCGACGACGACATCGTGGCAGTACTGACGAAAATGGTAAAACAGCGTCGTGACTCTGTAGCTCAGTATGAGGCTGCAGGCCGTCAGGATCTGGCCGATGTCGAGCTTGCTGAAATTACCGTGCTTGAGGAATTTATGCCTCAGCCACTGAGCGACGACGAAGTTGCCGCTCTGCTGGATGAAGCAATTGCCAGCACTGGTGCCAGCACGATGCAAGACATGGGTAAACTGATGGCTGTGCTCAAACCACAGCTTCAGGGTCGTGCCGATATGGGGAAAGTTAGCCAACTGGTGAAAGCCAAACTCGGTTAA